CATTCTCAGGGGTGTTTCAGCTTTGTCAGATATGATCAAGACAGTCCTCAGATGCGGCCTCCCGGTTGCAAGTCGTCTACTTCAAGAGCATCAAAAATCTTTTCCTGCAGTCTCTCAAGATTATGCTATCGAGGCAATTGCTCTCAAGCGGCGCTTTGAAACCTTCATCAAACTTCTGCGGTCGAGCCAGATGCAACTTCGATTTCAAGGAACGACACAAATGTGCAGAGAACTTGTCGAGTGTTGGAAATTTCAATCCGAACAAAGTGACACCGACAGCCTTGCTTACATTGGGCATATTGCCGAGTATCTAATCGGGTCCGGGTTCATCAACTACTTTTTAGGCTCTAATTGCCATCCCGAGATCACCGTCGAAGGTGCTAACATCGTTGGGTTCATAATAGTGACCAGGAACTATCGCAAGGAGCATATAGACATGATATGGCAAGGAATCACGTCTGGGGAAGATCCTCGTACAGTCGACGCCCTGGCGCGTATGATGATTAGTATTGCCCATCTCTTTGACATTGAAGGCCTATTGGCTCTTTGCGAAAAGTTCCAGACACTCCCTATAGATGCTTTTACGCCCACTATCCGATTGCTTTGGGAACATGTCATGAAACCCATGACCGAGAGGCTTGCAATAGAGCAGCCCCTTGAAATCCAGCCTTACAGCCTTTGTCTGCGGCTGTTGAGGGAGTCCTCTGTCTCCGCAGGCGGATCGCAATCCATATCCCCTGAAATGCAACAAGCAACAGTGCATAAGCTTCAGGAATTGTTGAAATACGGGCCGAGCCCCGAAGGACGAAAACAATTGTACCTCAGCTGTCTTGAAGACATTGCAAACAAGTCTACCACCACCCTGGGTAGTCTTTTCTTTCTGTCCATCACGATTCGGTCAAGAGTAATGTCCACCGAACTACATGAGCTAGTGGAAGATCACGACTTCACGAGACTTCTTGTAGAAGAATTGGAGCATGCTATCAAGGTCGGGCGAGCAATGGATGCTCAGATGGTACTCGCCTCGCCCATTTACCAGCCTCGAAAGGAATTCATTGCAGCCATAATCCAGTTGGAACCACAGAACATCACTAAGGAGCTCGGTTTCAAACTCTGGGACATGCTTGTTGGTTCTCTCTCACTCTCGGTGGAGGACAGGAGAGCTGGGTGGGACATACTCAACACTCTCAATCGGGGGGGCAACTTCGATATCCACACGAATCATTTTCTCCAGACTTGTCTACTGCACTTTCTTCCAACTCTTTCCGCTGAGTATTTCTGTGAAGGTATGCTGGAATTTCTTCTAGCCGAGATCATGCCCCGTCTCAATGAAAAATCGGACCTTGCGCTCGATGACCAGGAAGCGGTCAACAAAAGTGGTATTGAACAAGTTTGGCGCATCGCCCTTGAAGCCGAAGATGAAGGTTTGGCCGAAAAGTCTCTCCGAGTCCTTACAAAAGATATCTACATCGAAAACGAGTATATTTCCTCTGGTCCCGCGCAGCGAACGCAGTTGATTCACCTAGCTCTGGTCGGACGGTGTTTAAACCAGTTGAAAGTTGCCGCCAAAGACCTGGAGGCTTTGGGCTGTAGCTCTgaaggtggtgatgatggggaCATGGTATTTTCTGTCAAAGGCCAGAAGTTACTTGGCAAAGAAAGGATATTTGTCCGTTCCTTGAAGTTTCTCCGGTACATGTTGGATTCTCATCGTTCGAAGCCACACTTGTCCACACCCGATTTGAGAACGTTGATTTCTCAAGCACCATATGCAGTTCAGGGTGATTCAGCGGAACTCAAGTATCAGTCATTCGACGGCAATCAGCAGACTGACATCAAGCCACTTGTGATCGGAAAAGGAAACACTGCAGCTTCTTTGCTTGCCAGCCTCCGTGAAGAAACCGGATTTGAGAACTATCGGATCTACTACAGAGGCCAACCATTTCTACCACGCGAGAACGACATATGCAAATCTCTCAAAGATCTTCGCGTGCACGACGGTCTTATACTGGTCAGGCGTGAAGAATCTGGTCCAACTCTCTCTAACCGTGTTACACCTGGTGCTTCTTCGCTTGAAATCGAGATCTCTGCTCATTTTGATGAGATATGGGAATATTTGAGTATGAAAGATTCACTCGCAGAAGAAGTAAGCATACCCTTCATAGTCTGAGATACCATACTAACCTTTCTAGATCTTCACCTTCCTCACCCAACTACCGACAGACGGCCGTCTCTCGAAGCTTATCGACAACGAACCAGCGACGTACAAAGATGTCTTTCCCCCAGGGCAGCCCTTCAAGTCGCTTTATGCTGTGCATGCGTTGACCAAGTATACCAAAGCCCTCTCCTCTAGTAACAGCAATAGCGATGGCAGCCAGAACGATACATTTTCACCTCGTTCTGTCTCGTACTCCAAAGCTCTGAAGACAGCCATGTCCTTGGTTGTACATGCTATCTCAGACAAGGACGTCTTTGAACAAGCATCAACGTTCATGCGACTAAAGCTCACAACAAGTTTACTCCAGGCTTGCAAGCAGTTTCATGACAGTAGGTATATAGATTGGCTTTACTGTATGGTTTCTAATGATGATGTAGGAATCAGAGCATCAGAACCATCGGTCATGTCGAAGACTCTGGTTATACCAGATCCAGATCGACTGGTTGAGATCCTGTTGTATGCCGTAGATTATCCTGGCGATGCGCCTTCATATGCCGTACACTTGGCACTTCTTCTTTGTATACGACTCAGCGCCGTGGACAACCAATTTTGGACAAAACTCAGCACAAACCCAAGCTTTGGACGAGTCTTGCGCTGTCTTCTACTAACCGATCACCGTCAGGCCATCAGAGCACGTTCGATCAAGGTTATCCAAGAGCTCTTCAATGCTGTAGAGCAGGCACCTGCCGGTCATGCTTCCGTCAGCACCCTCAATGGTTCAGTAGCAGCATACTTCTGGATCGCCGCCAGAGATCTCATATCGGAAGCAGCCGACTTTCCGCATCAGTGCGAAGAGCTATTCCGTTTAACTTACTTCCTGCTGGCCAGAATCAGCAAGCAAGCGCCCGAAGTAGTGAACATTGCAACACTGGCTGCTAAAGTCAGCCAACTTCTGCTAGAGCATACAACAAGTGAGGTATGTCATTGTGGTTTACCTAATGTGGCTGAGCAGAGTGGACTAAACCTTTGATTATTAGACTATAGAATCACCCGATGTCGAGGATACATTAGCGAGAGGTTTGGCGTCTCTCTTGCATCTTTGTCTGCAACTGGACGCTACTGTTGGCTTATTTGAGGTACTCCCTAGGTAAGAAAAAAAACCTGATATATCGTGGAATGTCCTAACTGGCCTAAGGGACCTTGCTACGTCATTATTCTGGAAGCAGTTATATCCCAGCAAGTGTCTGCCAGACGGAGAGTCTGTGCCTAAAGTAATCCTCAATGGAGAAACTCGGTCCAAGCTTTGCGAAGTGGTATCCCATCTTGTGAAGCATGACCGAGACGAGTTTCAAATGGTTCTGGAAGGACTTGGCCAGCAAGTGCCATTTTATCAAGATGACGATGGCATGTACGGTCCTCTAGTAAACCCGCACGTACTGACAAATGTTCCAGATAATCCATACCTATACGAACTATCCTACCACTTCGAGCGGTCCAAAGCACTCCGTGCTCCATGTGGCTACGCAGGACTGCAGAACTTGTCCAACACCTGTTACCTGAATTCCTTAATGACGCAGCTGTACATGAACACTGGTTTCCGGCGTTTCGTGCTCAGTTGCCGCGTTCGCTACCCTGAAATTAACCAGCAACTGCTCGACAACACCCAGAAATTATTTGGCCATATGCAGGAGAGCTACCTTCGCTATATTGACCCGACGAATTTTGTCAATTCCATCAAGACATACGATGACACTCTAATTGATATCCACAACCAAATGGATGTTGACGAGTTTTATAACCTTCTTTTTGACCGTTGGGAGAATCAGCTTCTCGACCAGGAcgaaaagagaagaatgAAGTCGTTCTACGGTGGACAGCTGGTACAGCAAGTGAAGTCCAAAGAATGTGAGCACATCTCTGAGCGCCTTGAGCCCTTTTCCGCTATTCAATGCGACATCAAAGGGAAAAGCACACTAGAGGAAAGCCTACAGGCGTATGTGGACGGTGAGATCATGGAGGGAGGTAAGCTGAGCTTCTTTATTGCAAAATCCAAATCACTTCTGACCAAGTAAATAGATAACAAGTACAAATGTTCAACCTGCGACCGCCATGTTGACGCAGTAAAAAGGtacttcttcctctcattGATTCCTTTCCTCCGACTAACGAAATCTTAGGGCCTGTATCAAAGACGTACCGGAAAACCTCATCTTCCACCTGAAGAGATTTGATTTCAACCTACGCACCCTTCAGCGCAGCAAGATCAATGACTATTTTTCGTTCCCAAGTCGAGTCGATATGCGACCATACACCATCGAACATCTCAGTAACCCAGACAGTGATAGCGAGGAGGATATTTTTGAATTAGTTGGTGTGCTTGTTCATTCTGGTACCGCCGAATCCGGACACTACTACTCCTATATCCGCGAGCGCCCTTCCTCTGCCGACCGCCCAAGTTGGGTAGAATTTAACGATGACATGGTAACTCCATGGGATCCGGCGGAGATGGAACCATCAACATTCGGTGGCGCGG
This Fusarium poae strain DAOMC 252244 chromosome 3, whole genome shotgun sequence DNA region includes the following protein-coding sequences:
- a CDS encoding hypothetical protein (MEROPS:MER0185433~BUSCO:485at5125), whose protein sequence is MDPTSRSPDLTDRAASAEASTTRPNPFDDSDISSRKRRRTSLSGSPANSLDAANPIHDSSSSTTLDTDPALPRPDSVADSPTDPVAPETPESGSHMCDPPTEPPSSMVTLNLRNATQKDSSSLPSSPTTAAQPAMTENTTDDVNDNVQESVEDFEVDMSQAPQDNDISRPSSSQSVTPPIEIVSIQSDEDMMSDYQSTGLSLVDSDLVAIDPVNEFPFNEPNESLEGMTARLANYFGSQSSIDPMVIHKLQQWLDQYLEYTRTVGRQTALRSCRLNVPFWATFPRIIPAMAFRRPPLYEDETLVELSNALFASFAKLSAWFVGQDILAIKEFMSDQESQERQIPDFLSPIYLHHLHSITLPPRSSDSQTDQVAIMASYFVRAYQTSASGSIGSLLQLTRSLAELIPSFPRLTNDLACICQMASDIMSDTLNLRITSNNSMFKQELENGFALYELICSIFDDVIEKKPSQLFADNILRGVSALSDMIKTVLRCGLPVASRLLQEHQKSFPAVSQDYAIEAIALKRRFETFIKLLRSSQMQLRFQGTTQMCRELVECWKFQSEQSDTDSLAYIGHIAEYLIGSGFINYFLGSNCHPEITVEGANIVGFIIVTRNYRKEHIDMIWQGITSGEDPRTVDALARMMISIAHLFDIEGLLALCEKFQTLPIDAFTPTIRLLWEHVMKPMTERLAIEQPLEIQPYSLCLRLLRESSVSAGGSQSISPEMQQATVHKLQELLKYGPSPEGRKQLYLSCLEDIANKSTTTLGSLFFLSITIRSRVMSTELHELVEDHDFTRLLVEELEHAIKVGRAMDAQMVLASPIYQPRKEFIAAIIQLEPQNITKELGFKLWDMLVGSLSLSVEDRRAGWDILNTLNRGGNFDIHTNHFLQTCLLHFLPTLSAEYFCEGMLEFLLAEIMPRLNEKSDLALDDQEAVNKSGIEQVWRIALEAEDEGLAEKSLRVLTKDIYIENEYISSGPAQRTQLIHLALVGRCLNQLKVAAKDLEALGCSSEGGDDGDMVFSVKGQKLLGKERIFVRSLKFLRYMLDSHRSKPHLSTPDLRTLISQAPYAVQGDSAELKYQSFDGNQQTDIKPLVIGKGNTAASLLASLREETGFENYRIYYRGQPFLPRENDICKSLKDLRVHDGLILVRREESGPTLSNRVTPGASSLEIEISAHFDEIWEYLSMKDSLAEEIFTFLTQLPTDGRLSKLIDNEPATYKDVFPPGQPFKSLYAVHALTKYTKALSSSNSNSDGSQNDTFSPRSVSYSKALKTAMSLVVHAISDKDVFEQASTFMRLKLTTSLLQACKQFHDRIRASEPSVMSKTLVIPDPDRLVEILLYAVDYPGDAPSYAVHLALLLCIRLSAVDNQFWTKLSTNPSFGRVLRCLLLTDHRQAIRARSIKVIQELFNAVEQAPAGHASVSTLNGSVAAYFWIAARDLISEAADFPHQCEELFRLTYFLLARISKQAPEVVNIATLAAKVSQLLLEHTTSETIESPDVEDTLARGLASLLHLCLQLDATVGLFEVLPRDLATSLFWKQLYPSKCLPDGESVPKVILNGETRSKLCEVVSHLVKHDRDEFQMVLEGLGQQVPFYQDDDGMYGPLVNPHVLTNVPDNPYLYELSYHFERSKALRAPCGYAGLQNLSNTCYLNSLMTQLYMNTGFRRFVLSCRVRYPEINQQLLDNTQKLFGHMQESYLRYIDPTNFVNSIKTYDDTLIDIHNQMDVDEFYNLLFDRWENQLLDQDEKRRMKSFYGGQLVQQVKSKECEHISERLEPFSAIQCDIKGKSTLEESLQAYVDGEIMEGDNKYKCSTCDRHVDAVKRACIKDVPENLIFHLKRFDFNLRTLQRSKINDYFSFPSRVDMRPYTIEHLSNPDSDSEEDIFELVGVLVHSGTAESGHYYSYIRERPSSADRPSWVEFNDDMVTPWDPAEMEPSTFGGAERPLHDPNALVYDKNYSAYMLFYQRASSLRAEQETMMSLDISTPLRVEVPDKLKDHIRVENTVILRRHCIYDETSTRLVLTLFRQTLLRCGPVDASATCLSSNDFMCKFQQEHGLQNLAMRTLLGHLDQIVTRTRDIPDFDSYCRSLMSAITSCPYCAFAFYSYFDDYPNALRMMLQRNPDQGVRSFTCKALVTAVKKISEAFPNVYDPQESYSPVSGSYEDEDLDRHGISHRSVIDRVLIIFGHLWKFFHLHIKAWDEYFGAILGFAELGHRETGRVLAADFLVRTILIISADPLQELTGVWAKMLSSVIRRNNSPKPPSYASIIALVQHLISEMKWKLGPDAIEEDPTERLTQTAEPFSWTSREISLIFSGLETAPHASLFVEKLLALDQIPASSDAIIRHLVRLDDKVDDRVLSTLKQCLRGETSTQAMDPFLRAAIPYIESTNNLNNALEIVQHMLTQVRSLQNNEGVFFVRFFAVAVNLQREDEELARAVRSCSLEQVPEWVPFLLAWPDQRVRATTKEFLDNAIFDNLKDHIPVDGESIWYDRDAIEETTKQVGIACLEYLKDHHVRRRTSVGREIATEFLDVIEQCSAVVNMDSSEQSDIDERFRKLQDDVIDPLRKLVVDDMEDDGTDWEGSCGSSEQIDDIEMNIPGVKELHDM